Below is a window of Mucilaginibacter ginkgonis DNA.
CGCCTTGCTTGCGTACCTCGTCAATACGCGTGATCATTTCTTCTGCAACGTACTGGTTAACACAACGCACAATGTTCTTCTCGCGTTCTTCTATAAAACGGTCTGCATTAGAAAAATCAGGCGCGGGCGCGTTGATCTTGCCAACGCTGCTCACATGAGATATCACATCTATCCCCTGCGATTTTAGCAACAACTTAGCGACAGCACCTGCTGCTACACGCGCCGCAGTCTCGCGGGCTGATGAGCGGCCGCCACCGCGGTGATCGCGAATACCATATTTAGCATAATAAGTGTAATCTGCATGTGACGGGCGAAACACATCGGTATTATGGCTGTAATCTTTTGAACGCTGGTCTTCATTAGGGATCAGCATGGCAATAGGTGTCCCCGTTGTTTTACCTTCAAATACGCCGGACAAAATCTTTACTGTATCGCTTTCCTTTCGTTGCGTAGTAATTTTAGACTGGCCGGGTTTACGGCGGTCAAGCTCGGTTTGGATGAACTCGAGGTCGATATCCAGTTGGGCGGGGCAGCCATCAATGATGACACCTATCGCCTCGCCATGCGATTCGCCGAATGTGCTTATCCTGAATAGTTGCCCGAATGTATTGCCTGCCATGCTGATGCAAATCTAACATTATAGATGGAAAAACAGCCGATACATTAACCCGCAAATGTCATGCTGAGCTCGTCGAAGCATTAGTTAAAGGCCTTCGACAGGCTCAGGCTGACATATTTTTTAATCTTGTCACCCTGAGTGAAACAAAGGATCTATGCGTTAAAGCACTGCTAAATAAGATTCTTTACTATGTTCAGAATTACAAACATGGATTTAAAACTCCAGCATTACCCCACTGGTAGCGGGCAGCGTAATATCCAGCCCTTTGGTAATATCTGCAGTGCTGTAAGACGCGCCATGAAGCAGATCAGTAAATTTAACCACGCCATTTAACTTCAACAGCCTGATTAGGTCGGGTGTTAATTGTACATTCATATTGCGCTCTTCGCGATTAAAATTGGTGATAATCAAAACACGTTTATTAGCCGTGTAACGCAGGTAAATGTAAGTATGCGTGTCGACACCCGGGCTCTTGCCATTTGCTAACATCAACTCATAAAATTCTCCCCTGCTTAGCGCTTCGTTGTCTTTAACGGCATTTAGCAACTTGCTATAAAAGTTGCGCAGCGACTTTTGTTCGTCGGACAGTGCACCGCCGTCATATTTGCCGCCGTTTACCCATTTTTGATGCTGCGGCACCCCCCAATAGTCGAATATACTTGTCCGGCCGTCTTCGGCACTGAAACCTTCGGTGCCCATGCCCGGTTCGCCCACTTCCTGACCGAAGTAAATCATCACCGGTCCGGTAGATAATGTCGCTGTTATGATCATCCCCGGAATAGCATACCAAACGTTACCCGCAAAGAACGGAGATGCAACGCGCTGCTCATCATGGTTTTCCATAAAACGCACCATATGGCTGCCTATGCCTTTGGTGTCGTAGTTCCATACACCGTTGATGTCCCAAATGGTGCCGCTGTCTTCATGACGCGTCAGCTTTTTGATAGAATCGTACAAACCCGACTTATCATACAAGTAATTGAACTTACCATTGGTTAGGTAGTTGTTGTATTTGCTCTTGTCATAAGCCTCGCCAATAAATATCAGGTCGGGGTGTGTTTCTTTCAGTTTGCCGATAACCCAACCCCAAAACTCCGTCGGTACGTTCTCCACCATATCACAGCGGAAACCATCGACACCCTGTTTACTCCAGAAGTTAAGGATATCAAACATTTTTTGCCACACGGGCGGGATGGGATCGAAGAAAGTTTTGTGAGTTGAATAATCTATGCCGTAGTTCAACTTAATCGTCTCAAACCAATCGTCAATCGATGGCGACGCGCTGAACACATCATTCCCGGTAGCTTTAGCCGGGTTTTCGTCAAAATTGCCATCTTTTAGCGGGCTATTAAAGTTTGCGCCCCCGGAATTATATCCCTGAGGCGCTACAAAAGGCTTACCCGGAATGTAGTAGAAGTCATTCTTAGGATCAAAGGCTTTGGTTTTGTCGTCTGCGACGCCAAAACTTTGCTTACCTGCAGCAGGAGAGTGATAGGTTCGGGCGACGTGGTTCGGCACGAAGTCCATCAGTACTTTTAAACCGGTTTTATGCGTGCGCTCGATCAACGACTGATATTCATCCATGCGCTTTTTAACGTCGACAGCCAGATCAGGGTCTACATCGTAATAATCCTTTACCGCGTAGGGCGAACCGGCACGGCCTTTAACCACATCCGGATCATCTACAGGAATGCCATACGCGGAATAATCTGTCATGGTAGCATGCGATACCACTCCGGTGTACCATACATGGGTGATGCCCAGCTTCTTTAGTTCGGTAAGCGCTGTTTCGTTAATGTCGTTAAACTTACCGCAGCCGTTCTCTTCTATAGAACCGTAAAATTTATTGGTAGTATTCTTATTGCCGAACAGGCGCGGCATTAACTGGTAAATGGTGAGTTTATCGTTTGGTGTTGATGACATATTCTTCTTTTTATCCGGGTGCTTTACATGCGGCTGCGCCATTGCTGTTAAAGCGAACGCGATTACCACCAATGCAAAGGTTAATCGTTTCATTTTTAGTTCTTCTACACATCATTGCGATATTCATCGAAACTCCTCGCAATGACGCTTGGGTAATGTTTATTATCCTATAACCTCACTATTCCCTTTTACCAATTGCTCATTACCACGAACAATCACCATTATATCCGTATTGCTGCTATTGGTGATTTGCACGGCCTGTTTGCTTACTTTGATATTCAGCAAAGCCCCGCGGAAGCCAACATGGAAAGAGAACGAATCCCACTTAGCAGGCAAGAACGGATCAAATGATAGTTTACCATCCTTTACCCTCATGCCGCCGAAACCTTCAACAACAGACATCCAGGTGCCGGCCATCGATGTGGTATGGCAGCCATCTTCCGTATCGTTGTTATAATCGTCAAGGTCGAGGCGTGAGGTACGCAGATAAAACTCGTAAGCCCTTGCCTCGTCACCAAGTTTAGATGCCAAAATAGAGTGTACACACGGCGACAGAGACGACTCATGCACCGTGCGTGGTTCATAGTAGTCAAAGTTGCGGCGTATGGTATCGATGTCAAACTCGTCTTCAAAAAAGTAGATGCCTTGCAGCACATCGGCCTGTTTAATATAGCATGAGCGCAGGATGCGGTCCCAACTCCATTTTTGGTTGATCGGCCGCTCGGTAGCAGGCAGGTCTTTTACCAGTATTTGTTCCTTGTCCAGGTAACCGTCCTGCTGTAGGTAAATACCCAGTTCTTTGGACTCGCCCAAATACATTTTAGCGATGATATCCTGCCATTTGGCAGATTCTTCTGCTTGTCTGAAGTTAACCCTTTCGAG
It encodes the following:
- the aroC gene encoding chorismate synthase, which produces MAGNTFGQLFRISTFGESHGEAIGVIIDGCPAQLDIDLEFIQTELDRRKPGQSKITTQRKESDTVKILSGVFEGKTTGTPIAMLIPNEDQRSKDYSHNTDVFRPSHADYTYYAKYGIRDHRGGGRSSARETAARVAAGAVAKLLLKSQGIDVISHVSSVGKINAPAPDFSNADRFIEEREKNIVRCVNQYVAEEMITRIDEVRKQGDTIGGKVTCYINNCPAGLGEPVFDKLHADLGKAMLSINAVHGFEYGSGFAGSEMLGSEHNDSPIPHPSPVGKGALIQTLTNNAGGILGGISNGMPIEFTVAFKPVATIMHNQQTINAKGEAAEISGKGRHDPCVVPRAVPIVEAMAALVIADHLLRHRASKL
- a CDS encoding alpha-amylase family glycosyl hydrolase, with the protein product MKRLTFALVVIAFALTAMAQPHVKHPDKKKNMSSTPNDKLTIYQLMPRLFGNKNTTNKFYGSIEENGCGKFNDINETALTELKKLGITHVWYTGVVSHATMTDYSAYGIPVDDPDVVKGRAGSPYAVKDYYDVDPDLAVDVKKRMDEYQSLIERTHKTGLKVLMDFVPNHVARTYHSPAAGKQSFGVADDKTKAFDPKNDFYYIPGKPFVAPQGYNSGGANFNSPLKDGNFDENPAKATGNDVFSASPSIDDWFETIKLNYGIDYSTHKTFFDPIPPVWQKMFDILNFWSKQGVDGFRCDMVENVPTEFWGWVIGKLKETHPDLIFIGEAYDKSKYNNYLTNGKFNYLYDKSGLYDSIKKLTRHEDSGTIWDINGVWNYDTKGIGSHMVRFMENHDEQRVASPFFAGNVWYAIPGMIITATLSTGPVMIYFGQEVGEPGMGTEGFSAEDGRTSIFDYWGVPQHQKWVNGGKYDGGALSDEQKSLRNFYSKLLNAVKDNEALSRGEFYELMLANGKSPGVDTHTYIYLRYTANKRVLIITNFNREERNMNVQLTPDLIRLLKLNGVVKFTDLLHGASYSTADITKGLDITLPATSGVMLEF